In Marivivens aquimaris, one genomic interval encodes:
- a CDS encoding glycerate kinase type-2 family protein: MTEAQFLRSLFDKAVEVANPMRSLANHLPPKPAGRVIVIGAGKASARMAEAVEAAWGPCEGLVITRYGYSRPTQGIEIVEAAHPVPDQAGLDATSRMLDLLASCGPDDFVLALISGGASALLEAPAEGISLDDLRVLNAALLASGAPIDRMNTVRKHVSRVKGGQLAAAAYPAKMLTLMISDVPGDNPAFIGSGPTVGDPSTSAEALAVIGKWKMAVPPSVITALNRPTGVIAPDDTRLTTTENVIYAAPAQSLDAAAELATMPVQILGDAIEGEAREAAAAHAALALSSKPCLLLSGGELTVTCRGNGVGGPNVEYLLALAIALDGAANIHALACDTDGVDGGAEVAGAIISPDTLQRAKALGLDPQAMLDNNDAHSFFAALGDQVVTGPTLTNVNDFRAILITA; encoded by the coding sequence ATGACCGAAGCACAATTTCTACGCAGCCTTTTCGACAAAGCTGTCGAGGTCGCGAATCCGATGCGGTCGCTGGCAAACCACCTGCCGCCCAAACCCGCAGGACGTGTCATTGTCATCGGCGCGGGCAAAGCATCGGCGCGGATGGCAGAGGCGGTCGAGGCGGCATGGGGACCGTGTGAGGGGTTGGTCATCACGCGCTACGGCTATTCCCGCCCGACCCAAGGAATCGAGATCGTAGAAGCCGCCCACCCCGTTCCTGATCAGGCGGGATTGGACGCAACCTCGCGTATGCTCGACCTGCTGGCTAGCTGCGGACCGGACGACTTTGTGTTGGCATTGATTTCGGGAGGCGCATCGGCGCTGCTTGAGGCTCCGGCGGAGGGTATTTCGCTGGACGATCTGAGGGTATTGAACGCTGCCCTGCTGGCGTCCGGCGCGCCAATTGACCGCATGAATACGGTTCGCAAGCATGTTTCCCGCGTGAAGGGCGGACAACTGGCGGCGGCGGCGTATCCGGCGAAGATGCTCACGTTGATGATTTCCGACGTGCCGGGGGACAATCCTGCGTTCATCGGCTCCGGCCCTACCGTCGGTGATCCGTCAACCAGTGCGGAGGCTCTGGCCGTCATCGGCAAGTGGAAGATGGCAGTTCCGCCCTCGGTCATCACGGCATTGAACCGCCCGACCGGCGTCATCGCGCCCGATGACACCCGCCTGACGACGACAGAGAACGTGATCTACGCCGCCCCTGCCCAGTCGCTCGATGCCGCTGCCGAGTTGGCGACGATGCCGGTCCAAATACTCGGCGATGCAATTGAGGGCGAAGCGCGCGAGGCCGCCGCTGCACATGCAGCCCTCGCGCTGTCATCCAAACCGTGCCTGCTGCTGTCAGGTGGCGAGTTGACGGTCACTTGCCGTGGAAACGGTGTCGGCGGCCCGAACGTCGAATACCTTCTCGCGCTCGCCATCGCGCTGGACGGAGCCGCCAACATCCATGCCCTCGCCTGCGATACGGACGGCGTCGATGGCGGGGCCGAGGTTGCGGGGGCGATCATTTCGCCGGACACGTTGCAGCGCGCGAAGGCACTGGGCCTCGATCCGCAGGCCATGCTCGACAACAACGACGCGCATAGTTTCTTCGCCGCACTCGGCGATCAGGTCGTGACGGGACCGACGCTGACCAACGTCAACGACTTCCGCGCGATCCTGATTACCGCTTAG
- a CDS encoding cytochrome c oxidase subunit II, with amino-acid sequence MKRFLPLFLFVLLLGGCEGKSSFLSPQGPIAAAQSQHFWYVVIVMMVVCLPVFIGVPWIILRYRYKHGRGDYSPRWHFSKPLEILVWGVPVLVIVALGIKLANATLALDPYEPLEGDAVEIQVIGYDWKWLFIYPEQGIATVGVLVFPADRPVSFRITSDTVMQSFFIPALGSQIYAMKGMETRLNLAATGVGEFLGENSQYSGRGFATQSFAVHAVSEDDFAAWAESGNSDGVPFDEAVLDALQTPSTRSELLDTLGLTGESVVFADAPPDLFTSVATDPSRMGAMQ; translated from the coding sequence ATGAAACGCTTCCTGCCCCTTTTCCTATTCGTCCTGCTGCTTGGCGGATGCGAGGGGAAAAGCAGCTTCCTGTCGCCCCAAGGCCCCATCGCCGCCGCGCAGAGCCAGCATTTCTGGTACGTCGTCATCGTGATGATGGTCGTGTGTTTGCCCGTTTTCATCGGCGTGCCGTGGATCATTCTGCGCTACCGCTACAAACACGGACGCGGCGATTACAGCCCGCGCTGGCATTTCTCCAAGCCGCTCGAAATTCTGGTCTGGGGCGTGCCTGTACTGGTCATCGTCGCCCTCGGGATCAAGCTTGCGAATGCGACGCTGGCGCTCGATCCATACGAGCCGTTGGAGGGCGATGCCGTTGAAATTCAGGTCATCGGGTACGACTGGAAATGGCTGTTCATTTATCCCGAGCAAGGCATCGCGACGGTGGGTGTCCTCGTATTTCCTGCCGACCGTCCAGTGAGTTTCCGCATCACATCCGACACCGTGATGCAAAGCTTCTTCATCCCCGCTTTGGGCAGTCAGATCTACGCGATGAAGGGGATGGAGACACGCCTGAACCTCGCCGCGACAGGTGTGGGAGAATTCCTCGGCGAGAATTCCCAATATAGCGGACGCGGTTTCGCAACGCAGAGCTTCGCTGTCCATGCCGTCAGCGAGGACGACTTCGCGGCTTGGGCCGAAAGCGGCAATTCAGATGGCGTTCCTTTCGATGAAGCTGTGCTGGACGCCTTGCAAACGCCAAGCACCCGCAGCGAGCTTCTGGATACGTTGGGTTTGACCGGCGAAAGTGTCGTTTTTGCCGACGCGCCGCCTGACCTTTTCACATCGGTTGCTACCGATCCAAGCCGGATGGGAGCGATGCAATGA
- a CDS encoding cbb3-type cytochrome c oxidase subunit I, with the protein MSDLWSLIFGRLTLDALPVMEIIHATNGRELASGIVGTAAAGLAVLGALYLLYALTKYRLWGPVWRNWLTSVDHKKIGIMYIVLALVMLARALAEAFVMRTQQVLGDGGGGLVSNEHFAQLFSTHGTIMIFFMAMPFLTGLINYVMPLQIGARDVAFPTMNSVSLGFTAAGAVLLMISLVLQPFSTGGWTGYPPFTEAAFNPGPGPDYWIWAVTLSGIGTTLSGINFVVTIYKFRCDGMKLMDMPLFCWTSLCTSILMIFALPPLTVATGLLALDRYFGFHMFTNGGGGNMMNFANLFWLFGHPEVYILILPAFGVYSEVFSTFSSKTLYGYTALVIATMCIAVLSFTVWVHHFFTMGQSANLNAIFGIATMLIGIPTGVKIYDWMLTMYRGRVRMAVPMVYAVAFLILFTIGGLSGILLANPSLDYVMHNTLFLVAHFHNMLIPGLLFGMLAGYTLWFPKAFGFILDPKWGYRAAYLWIAGFVFAFFPLYGLGFLGMPRRMAEYFNGAWFPLTIVALLGAVLIIAAFACLCIQLYVSIRDREALAVPMGDPWDSRTLEWAVPAPAPEWNFPATPEVEGRDAFATLKEGGYDLRAPDDGYHDIEMPRNSALGPVLMVSSTAMAFGLVWYMWWLAALGAVVCFAATVAYGFRRDTHHIIKAADVKAEWEAFCALADTTPRIPRSLEQTTQNMGHAIPASEEIIS; encoded by the coding sequence ATGAGCGATCTCTGGTCACTGATTTTCGGGCGACTGACACTCGATGCGCTTCCCGTGATGGAGATTATCCACGCCACCAACGGGCGCGAGCTAGCCAGCGGGATCGTTGGGACCGCTGCCGCAGGGCTGGCGGTTCTGGGTGCGCTGTATCTGCTCTATGCGCTGACAAAATACCGCCTCTGGGGGCCGGTGTGGCGCAACTGGCTGACCTCGGTCGACCACAAGAAAATCGGCATCATGTACATCGTCCTCGCCCTCGTCATGCTGGCGCGCGCATTGGCTGAAGCATTTGTCATGCGGACTCAGCAGGTGCTTGGTGATGGCGGCGGAGGGCTGGTGTCCAACGAACACTTCGCGCAGCTGTTTTCGACCCACGGCACGATCATGATCTTCTTTATGGCGATGCCGTTCCTGACGGGCCTCATCAATTACGTCATGCCGCTCCAGATCGGTGCACGAGATGTGGCGTTTCCCACAATGAACTCCGTCAGCCTCGGGTTTACGGCAGCGGGCGCTGTCCTTCTGATGATCTCGCTCGTCTTGCAGCCATTCTCCACCGGCGGCTGGACCGGCTACCCGCCCTTCACCGAGGCCGCGTTTAATCCGGGCCCCGGACCCGATTACTGGATCTGGGCAGTCACTCTATCAGGCATCGGGACCACGCTGTCGGGCATCAACTTTGTCGTGACGATCTACAAGTTCCGCTGCGATGGCATGAAGCTGATGGACATGCCGCTGTTCTGCTGGACCTCGCTCTGCACATCGATCCTGATGATCTTCGCCCTGCCCCCGCTCACGGTCGCAACGGGCCTGCTAGCGCTCGACCGCTACTTCGGCTTCCACATGTTCACCAACGGCGGCGGCGGGAACATGATGAACTTTGCCAACCTGTTCTGGCTGTTCGGCCACCCCGAGGTCTACATCCTCATTCTACCTGCCTTCGGTGTGTATTCCGAGGTCTTCTCGACCTTCTCCAGCAAGACGCTGTACGGCTACACGGCGCTGGTCATCGCCACGATGTGCATCGCCGTGCTGAGCTTCACGGTCTGGGTGCACCATTTCTTTACCATGGGCCAAAGCGCCAACCTGAACGCCATTTTCGGCATCGCCACGATGCTCATCGGCATTCCGACAGGCGTCAAAATCTACGACTGGATGCTGACGATGTACCGTGGTCGCGTCCGGATGGCGGTGCCGATGGTCTATGCGGTGGCGTTCCTCATCCTATTCACGATCGGTGGTCTTTCGGGCATTCTGCTCGCCAACCCGTCGCTGGATTACGTGATGCACAACACGCTGTTCCTCGTGGCGCACTTCCACAACATGCTGATCCCGGGACTGCTATTCGGAATGCTGGCGGGCTATACACTGTGGTTCCCGAAGGCGTTCGGTTTCATCCTCGACCCCAAATGGGGCTACCGCGCCGCCTACCTCTGGATCGCGGGGTTCGTGTTCGCGTTTTTCCCGCTCTACGGTCTCGGCTTCCTCGGAATGCCGCGCCGCATGGCTGAGTATTTCAACGGCGCGTGGTTCCCGCTGACCATCGTCGCCCTCCTCGGCGCTGTGCTCATCATCGCGGCCTTCGCCTGCCTGTGCATTCAGCTTTATGTGTCGATCCGCGACCGAGAGGCCCTCGCCGTGCCGATGGGCGATCCATGGGACAGCCGGACGCTCGAATGGGCAGTCCCCGCCCCCGCGCCCGAATGGAATTTCCCCGCAACGCCCGAAGTCGAAGGTCGCGACGCCTTCGCCACTCTCAAAGAAGGCGGCTACGACCTGCGCGCGCCCGACGACGGCTACCACGATATCGAGATGCCGCGGAATTCGGCGCTCGGCCCCGTGTTGATGGTTAGCTCGACCGCGATGGCCTTCGGACTGGTGTGGTACATGTGGTGGCTCGCCGCGTTGGGGGCAGTGGTCTGTTTTGCCGCGACCGTGGCCTACGGGTTCCGGCGTGATACCCACCACATCATCAAAGCGGCCGATGTCAAAGCCGAGTGGGAGGCGTTCTGCGCCCTCGCCGACACCACGCCGCGCATCCCGCGCTCGCTGGAACAGACAACGCAGAACATGGGCCACGCCATCCCCGCGAGCGAGGAGATCATTTCATGA
- a CDS encoding cytochrome c oxidase subunit 3, which produces MSTTRHPGLNLGPHHGKADDTAEVEVFGFWVFMMSDAIIFGLLMATYVVMSGNLNGGPGPRELFELRPVFIETMLLLFSSLTFGFAQIGMKYHPHPARMIIWLLVSIALALIFVGMEVNDFITMAGKGGVPQASGFLSSFYALVPLHGIHVTAACIWAFAILGQIAVYGLDDEVKTGMLRLGILWHFLDIVWIGIFSIVYIGGLA; this is translated from the coding sequence ATGAGCACCACTCGCCACCCTGGCCTGAACCTCGGCCCGCACCACGGAAAGGCCGACGACACCGCAGAGGTCGAGGTCTTCGGCTTTTGGGTCTTCATGATGTCCGACGCGATCATCTTCGGCCTTCTGATGGCAACCTACGTCGTGATGTCGGGCAACCTGAACGGCGGTCCGGGGCCGCGAGAGTTGTTTGAACTGCGGCCTGTGTTCATCGAGACGATGTTGCTGCTCTTCAGTTCCCTGACCTTCGGGTTCGCGCAGATCGGGATGAAGTATCACCCCCACCCTGCCCGCATGATCATCTGGCTTCTGGTGTCCATCGCGCTTGCGCTGATCTTTGTCGGAATGGAAGTGAACGATTTCATCACGATGGCTGGCAAAGGCGGCGTCCCGCAGGCGAGCGGTTTCCTTTCGTCGTTCTACGCCCTCGTCCCGCTGCACGGCATACACGTCACGGCTGCCTGCATCTGGGCCTTCGCGATCCTTGGCCAGATTGCCGTCTACGGGCTGGATGACGAGGTCAAAACGGGGATGCTGAGACTTGGTATCCTCTGGCATTTCCTCGACATCGTGTGGATCGGCATCTTCTCTATCGTCTATATCGGAGGGCTGGCATGA
- a CDS encoding cytochrome o ubiquinol oxidase subunit IV codes for MTDKAAEKRKEQLSYAFGFGYALLLTVPLFASVAFDWIDRSTLLWITGIAAILQIVVHFRFFLHIRLKGQTKEDLQLILFTTLVMGVMGLGTIWVIFNLMSRM; via the coding sequence ATGACCGACAAAGCGGCAGAGAAGCGCAAAGAACAACTCAGCTACGCTTTCGGGTTCGGATATGCGCTGCTACTCACGGTGCCGTTGTTCGCATCGGTCGCCTTCGACTGGATCGACCGCAGCACGCTGCTCTGGATCACGGGCATCGCGGCCATCCTCCAGATCGTCGTGCATTTCCGGTTCTTCCTTCACATCCGCCTCAAGGGGCAGACAAAGGAAGACCTGCAACTCATCCTCTTCACGACACTCGTGATGGGTGTCATGGGCCTCGGCACGATCTGGGTAATTTTCAACCTGATGAGCCGGATGTAG
- a CDS encoding M81 family metallopeptidase → MKRVAIGGLHTECSSYSPLEQVREDFTRSEGDDLIQRANFDFAARGITPVPLFHERSVPGGPVSSACFAAQRAEFMAMLRDALPLEGVLLLMHGAMFVPDVTDPEGEFIAEVRQIVGPDCIISASFDLHGQITDQITTNLDGFAAYRTAPHIDVPETYARAAKILADALDGPRPCVKWSAVPVLVSGEMSSTFVEPCQSLYAELPLDDEDEGIVDSNLMIGYVWADSPRATAAAVVTATDPDAGQAKADEIAARYRAVRHDLTYDMNSMSLDEALAALELPTVLADSGDNPTAGGVGDRADVLAAIQAAVMPALFAGICSPSAYEALLNGASSVTVGGALGGGGPEVKLIVDQVTFAMDCAVVASGAQTVVISKKRRPFHNFADFEALGLVLSAHPLLVVKSGYLSPDIRTLPRQQIMLLTDGAVCQDVLAQANEHRPRPTFPFQSID, encoded by the coding sequence ATGAAGCGCGTTGCGATCGGCGGCCTCCACACCGAATGTTCGAGCTATTCGCCGCTCGAACAGGTGAGAGAGGATTTCACCCGCTCGGAAGGCGACGACCTGATCCAGCGCGCGAACTTCGATTTCGCCGCAAGGGGCATCACGCCTGTCCCGCTGTTCCACGAACGCTCGGTGCCGGGCGGTCCGGTTTCGAGCGCTTGTTTCGCCGCGCAACGGGCCGAGTTCATGGCGATGCTCCGCGATGCGCTACCCCTCGAAGGCGTGCTGCTGCTGATGCACGGCGCGATGTTCGTGCCGGATGTGACTGATCCTGAGGGCGAGTTTATCGCCGAAGTCCGCCAGATCGTCGGGCCGGATTGCATAATCTCGGCGTCCTTCGATCTGCACGGACAGATCACCGATCAGATCACCACAAACCTCGATGGCTTTGCGGCCTACCGCACGGCTCCTCATATCGACGTGCCGGAGACCTATGCCCGCGCTGCGAAGATCCTCGCCGATGCGTTGGATGGCCCGCGTCCTTGCGTGAAGTGGTCCGCGGTGCCGGTGCTGGTGTCGGGAGAGATGTCGTCCACGTTTGTCGAGCCGTGTCAGTCGCTCTATGCGGAATTGCCGCTAGACGACGAAGACGAGGGTATTGTCGATAGCAATTTGATGATCGGCTACGTCTGGGCCGACAGCCCGCGCGCGACTGCGGCGGCTGTTGTGACTGCGACCGACCCCGATGCGGGACAGGCCAAGGCGGACGAGATTGCCGCTCGCTATCGCGCGGTTCGGCACGATCTGACTTACGATATGAACTCCATGTCATTGGATGAGGCATTGGCCGCGCTTGAACTGCCGACGGTGCTGGCCGATAGCGGCGACAACCCGACCGCTGGCGGTGTGGGGGATCGTGCCGACGTTCTGGCGGCAATCCAAGCGGCAGTCATGCCTGCGTTGTTCGCGGGTATTTGCTCGCCCTCAGCGTATGAGGCGCTTCTGAATGGCGCTTCTTCGGTCACGGTCGGCGGAGCGCTTGGCGGCGGCGGTCCGGAGGTAAAGTTGATCGTCGATCAGGTGACCTTTGCAATGGATTGCGCCGTGGTCGCAAGTGGGGCGCAGACGGTGGTCATCTCTAAGAAACGCCGCCCGTTCCACAACTTCGCAGACTTCGAAGCGCTCGGGCTCGTGCTGAGTGCACATCCGCTGCTTGTCGTGAAGTCAGGCTATCTGTCCCCGGACATTCGCACTCTGCCGCGCCAGCAGATCATGCTGCTGACCGACGGTGCCGTGTGTCAGGACGTGCTCGCGCAAGCCAACGAACACCGGCCGCGTCCGACGTTTCCGTTCCAGTCGATTGACTAG
- a CDS encoding beta-N-acetylhexosaminidase: MTLFLAQRYLNDTGTEHGAFEFRLMNTGTEPLALAKLCYSSMTRIRDDVAVTGAKFQRKFANHVELTPDAKEIGAGEVLTFRIDGLTHPPKNRSQGVLASWIEDAKGNATSAAIGDLEAPAGTQLSPLKDWPDGKVTSQLGLLPWPNSVEVDSFGEAAVAYPADEKDAALFASVAKLQRRLFPSAKAPVSAIPVVGVAVTVKQGDAPAQGYKLTFATDEITLEHSDDQGRIYGVIAIAQILHHAYADDRFARPTSGTVEDAPRFDWRGAHLDVARNFRGADKVLRFVDILAWHRFSHLHWHLTDDEGWRLPSRKFQGLAEHAAKRGRGNALAPQYADGPNGQQGDYSFDEVAEVVERAAEFGITVMPEIDIPGHVTALLSAIPGLKDADETPDSYRSIQGYPNNALNPALPRTYEVLEQMLDEICEMFPSPIIHVGGDEVDKKTWSQSPAAQELAKREGLSGTMELQAYFMRKIHEMLKARGRQLGGWDECGEGGGVDRDGSLLFAWQKVETTAALMKEGYDVVATPGQAYYLDMVQADGWNEPGAAWAGVCTPAFCYDFEPSRGLPEGPGKLVGVQAGIWTETIVGDRHFNHMVFPRLSAIAEAGWTQPDNKDRDRFFALSHRMPQL, translated from the coding sequence ATGACGCTCTTTCTTGCGCAACGCTACCTGAACGACACCGGCACCGAACATGGCGCTTTCGAATTCCGTCTGATGAACACCGGTACCGAGCCGCTGGCACTGGCAAAGCTTTGCTACAGCTCCATGACCCGCATTCGCGATGATGTTGCGGTGACGGGCGCTAAGTTCCAGCGCAAGTTCGCGAACCACGTTGAACTGACGCCCGACGCCAAGGAAATCGGCGCTGGCGAGGTGCTGACCTTCCGCATCGACGGCCTGACCCACCCACCCAAGAACCGCTCACAAGGCGTTCTGGCATCGTGGATTGAAGACGCGAAGGGCAATGCGACCTCTGCCGCCATCGGCGACCTTGAAGCACCTGCAGGCACCCAGCTTTCGCCGCTAAAAGACTGGCCTGATGGCAAGGTCACCAGCCAGCTCGGCCTTCTGCCTTGGCCCAATTCGGTCGAGGTCGACAGCTTTGGCGAGGCCGCTGTCGCTTACCCCGCTGACGAAAAAGATGCCGCGCTTTTCGCTTCGGTCGCCAAGCTCCAACGCCGTCTATTCCCGTCCGCCAAGGCTCCAGTCTCTGCCATTCCTGTCGTGGGTGTGGCTGTTACGGTCAAGCAAGGCGACGCGCCCGCGCAAGGCTACAAACTGACTTTCGCGACCGACGAAATCACGCTTGAGCATAGCGATGACCAAGGCCGTATTTACGGCGTGATCGCCATCGCGCAGATCCTGCACCATGCCTATGCTGACGACCGTTTTGCCCGCCCGACTTCGGGTACGGTCGAGGACGCTCCGCGTTTTGACTGGCGGGGCGCGCACCTCGATGTGGCTCGCAATTTCCGCGGTGCCGATAAGGTGCTGCGCTTCGTCGATATTCTTGCGTGGCACCGTTTCAGCCACCTGCACTGGCACCTGACCGACGACGAAGGCTGGCGTTTGCCGTCCCGCAAGTTCCAAGGACTAGCCGAGCACGCCGCAAAGCGCGGTCGTGGCAATGCACTTGCCCCGCAATACGCGGATGGTCCCAACGGTCAGCAGGGTGACTACAGCTTCGACGAGGTCGCCGAGGTCGTCGAGCGCGCCGCTGAATTTGGCATCACCGTCATGCCCGAAATCGACATTCCGGGCCACGTCACCGCACTCCTCTCGGCTATTCCGGGTCTCAAGGATGCGGACGAAACGCCCGATAGCTACCGTTCGATCCAAGGTTATCCGAACAACGCGCTGAACCCTGCGCTGCCTCGTACCTATGAAGTGCTGGAGCAAATGCTCGACGAGATTTGCGAGATGTTCCCGTCCCCGATTATCCACGTCGGCGGTGACGAGGTGGACAAGAAAACATGGTCCCAATCGCCCGCCGCGCAGGAGCTGGCAAAGCGCGAGGGGCTCTCGGGCACGATGGAGCTGCAGGCCTATTTCATGCGCAAGATCCACGAGATGCTGAAAGCGCGCGGCCGCCAACTTGGTGGTTGGGATGAATGCGGCGAAGGCGGCGGCGTGGACCGCGACGGCAGCCTATTGTTCGCGTGGCAGAAGGTCGAAACGACTGCTGCGCTGATGAAGGAAGGCTACGACGTCGTCGCCACCCCGGGTCAGGCATATTACCTCGATATGGTACAGGCAGACGGCTGGAACGAGCCCGGTGCTGCCTGGGCTGGTGTTTGCACGCCCGCGTTCTGCTACGATTTCGAACCGAGCCGCGGCCTGCCCGAAGGCCCTGGAAAGCTGGTCGGCGTTCAGGCCGGTATCTGGACCGAAACCATCGTCGGCGACCGCCATTTCAACCACATGGTTTTCCCACGTCTTTCAGCTATCGCCGAGGCTGGCTGGACGCAGCCTGACAACAAAGACCGTGACCGGTTCTTTGCCCTCTCGCACAGGATGCCGCAGCTATGA
- a CDS encoding N-acetylglucosamine-6-phosphate deacetylase, translating into MLITPEFTFLDGRLKTGLGIETADGKVKRIFETQASGDQSPFLFMPGCHDLQVNGGGGVMLNGSPTADALRTMQKAHASLGTTAILPTVITDTAEVIDAAADAAIEVKGEAGQLGLHIEGPHLAIERRGTHKPEFIRPLNETTVRTVERLRHAGVTVVLTLAPELADRDLMGRMVAAGAILAAGHSAATAAQAREGLDNGISCFTHIYNAMPPMLSRAPGILAAALLSEGYCGLIADGIHVDWDMVRIALAARPKAGLTYLVSDAMATVGGPDHFVLYGQKIFVRDGALVNAEGSLAGAHIDMVTSIANLHRKADVPLETAIAMATDVPRAAIGLKPQRIGAGAALADFITLDEHLKYAPLEAA; encoded by the coding sequence ATGTTGATTACACCAGAGTTTACCTTTCTCGACGGCCGCCTGAAAACGGGGCTCGGGATTGAAACCGCCGATGGCAAGGTCAAACGGATCTTTGAAACCCAAGCGAGCGGTGACCAATCGCCGTTTCTTTTTATGCCGGGTTGTCACGACCTTCAGGTCAACGGTGGGGGCGGCGTGATGCTGAACGGTTCGCCGACGGCGGACGCTTTGCGCACCATGCAAAAAGCGCACGCATCGCTCGGTACGACCGCGATACTTCCGACGGTCATTACGGATACCGCCGAAGTTATTGACGCAGCAGCTGACGCCGCGATTGAGGTCAAGGGCGAGGCTGGCCAGCTTGGTCTGCATATTGAAGGTCCGCACCTCGCCATCGAGCGGCGCGGCACCCACAAACCCGAGTTCATCCGTCCGCTGAACGAGACCACCGTGCGTACGGTCGAGCGTCTTCGCCACGCTGGCGTCACTGTTGTACTGACGCTTGCGCCTGAACTGGCCGACCGCGATCTGATGGGGCGGATGGTCGCTGCGGGCGCGATCCTCGCTGCGGGTCACTCTGCCGCGACTGCCGCTCAAGCTCGCGAGGGCCTCGACAACGGCATCTCCTGCTTCACCCACATCTACAACGCGATGCCGCCGATGCTGTCCCGCGCGCCGGGAATTCTGGCCGCCGCGCTTCTGTCCGAGGGCTACTGCGGCCTGATCGCCGATGGCATCCACGTTGATTGGGACATGGTCCGCATTGCGCTCGCCGCGCGTCCCAAGGCGGGGCTGACCTACCTCGTGTCCGATGCGATGGCTACGGTCGGTGGGCCGGATCATTTTGTACTCTACGGCCAGAAAATCTTTGTCCGCGATGGCGCGCTGGTGAATGCCGAAGGCTCGCTGGCAGGCGCGCATATCGACATGGTCACCAGTATCGCCAACCTTCATCGCAAGGCCGATGTGCCGCTCGAAACCGCCATTGCCATGGCAACCGACGTGCCGCGCGCGGCTATCGGGCTGAAGCCGCAGCGTATTGGCGCAGGAGCGGCATTGGCCGACTTCATAACTCTCGACGAACACCTCAAATACGCCCCACTGGAGGCCGCATGA
- a CDS encoding ROK family protein has product MICGGIDLGGTKIEARFFDGPETATIEKRRVPTPLSSFDEMIDALVDQIEWLHAQGGKDLPIGVCVPGVIDRETGICYASNIPSTGHSIEAAVKTRIGVAIPVINDCMAFAFSEAMNGAGQGEVSVMGLILGTGVGGGYVLNGELPYRENGLAIEIGHVGVPLRAATRHNLPVFTCGCGKVACMENYMSGTGFANIAEHVTGQRIGAHELHVVDTNLAERLLNIWTDIVAECLYTIQVMLDPGCIVLGGGASQIPNLTGRLEVALERHRLGHVAAPKIRLALHGDSSGARGAGLAALEFAGAK; this is encoded by the coding sequence ATGATTTGCGGCGGCATCGACCTTGGCGGCACCAAAATCGAGGCCCGTTTCTTTGACGGGCCCGAGACGGCGACGATTGAAAAGCGGCGCGTGCCGACACCTTTGTCCAGCTTTGACGAGATGATCGACGCGCTGGTCGACCAGATCGAGTGGCTGCACGCGCAGGGCGGGAAGGACCTGCCCATTGGTGTCTGCGTGCCAGGCGTTATCGACCGCGAAACGGGCATCTGCTACGCGTCGAACATCCCGTCCACAGGCCACTCTATCGAGGCGGCGGTAAAGACCCGCATCGGCGTTGCGATCCCCGTCATCAACGACTGCATGGCCTTCGCGTTTTCCGAAGCGATGAATGGTGCAGGGCAGGGCGAAGTGTCGGTCATGGGCCTTATCCTCGGCACCGGCGTTGGCGGCGGATACGTTTTGAACGGAGAGTTGCCCTACCGCGAAAACGGCCTCGCGATTGAAATCGGTCACGTCGGGGTGCCGCTGCGCGCTGCGACACGTCACAATCTTCCGGTCTTTACCTGCGGATGCGGCAAGGTCGCCTGCATGGAAAACTACATGTCCGGCACGGGCTTCGCGAACATCGCAGAGCATGTGACGGGCCAACGGATCGGTGCGCATGAACTCCATGTCGTCGACACCAACCTAGCCGAGCGCCTTCTGAACATCTGGACGGATATTGTGGCGGAGTGCCTCTATACAATTCAGGTGATGCTCGATCCGGGGTGCATTGTACTCGGTGGCGGGGCGTCGCAAATTCCGAACCTGACGGGCAGGCTTGAGGTCGCGCTGGAGCGTCATCGCCTTGGCCATGTCGCTGCGCCAAAGATCCGCCTCGCTCTGCATGGCGACAGTTCCGGCGCGCGCGGGGCAGGGCTGGCAGCGCTCGAATTCGCGGGAGCGAAGTGA